A DNA window from Hordeum vulgare subsp. vulgare chromosome 1H, MorexV3_pseudomolecules_assembly, whole genome shotgun sequence contains the following coding sequences:
- the LOC123437081 gene encoding ADP-ribosylation factor-like, translated as MGQAFRKLFDAFFGNKEMRVVMLGLDAAGKTTILYKLHIGEVLSTVPTIGFNVEKVQYKNVVFTVWDVGGQEKLRPLWRHYFNNTDALIYVVDSLDRDRIGRARAEFQAIINDPFMLNSVLLVFANKQDMRGAMTPMEVCEGLGLYDLNNRIWHIQGTCALKGDGLYEGLDWLATTLDEMRATGRLASTSA; from the exons ATGGGTCAGGCCTTCCGCAAGCTCTTCGATGCCTTCTTCGGCAACAAGGAGATGCGG GTGGTGATGCTTGGGTTGGATGCAGCCGGTAAAACCACCATACTCTACAAGCTACACATTGGCGAAGTACTCTCCACCGTTCCCACTATTG GCTTCAATGTTGAGAAGGTTCAGTACAAGAATGTAGTGTTCACTGTGTGGGACGTGGGTGGCCAGGAGAAATTGAGGCCCTTGTGGAggcactacttcaacaacacagATGCTCTG ATCTATGTGGTCGAttccctcgacagggatagaattgGAAGAGCCAGGGCTGAATTTCAG GCCATAATCAATGACCCGTTTATGCTCAACAGTGTATTATTGGTGTTTGCTAACAAGCAAGACATG AGGGGAGCAATGACTCCGATGGAAGTATGCGAGGGTCTTGGTCTGTACGACCTGAACAATCGTATCTGGCATATCCAAGGTACCTGTGCTCTTAAAGGCGATGGCCTGTATGAAGGCTTGGACTGGCTAGCGACGACCCTGGATGAAATGCGAGCTACAGGGCGGTTAGCTTCGACATCGGCGTAA
- the LOC123411014 gene encoding uncharacterized protein LOC123411014, translating to MAAGTAGAAAGAGCHLARLPHVPMSVSMPAAGAAASSRRRRCGLAAAVAVSAAAAATDGRVLGRRPVEDVYKVRVVRGAAAQERVEALRAMETWSTWRTGGRCRLAWDWQVDQLVYIVAGEVRVLPAGATTGEEYMHFVAGDLVRYPKWLEADLHFDGPYEERYRFLAYGDDN from the coding sequence ATGGCAGCAGGAACGGCCGGGGCGGCAGCGGGGGCGGGATGCCATCTCGCCCGCCTCCCCCACGTTCCCATGTCGGTCAGCATGCCCGCGGCCGGCGCTGCCGctagcagcaggaggaggaggtgcgggctagcggcggcggtggcggtgtcAGCGGCAGCAGCAGCGACCGACGGGCGGGTGCTGGGCCGGCGCCCCGTGGAGGACGTGTACAAGGTGCGCGTGGTGCGCGGCGCGGCGGCGCAGGAGCGGGTGGAGGCGCTGCGGGCGATGGAGACGTGGTCGACGTGGCGCACGGGGGGCCGCTGCCGCCTGGCCTGGGACTGGCAGGTGGACCAGCTGGTGTACATCGTCGCCGGCGAGGTCCGCGTGCTCCCCGCCGGGGCCACCACCGGCGAGGAGTACATGCACTTCGTCGCCGGCGACCTGGTCAGGTACCCCAAGTGGCTGGAGGCGGACCTCCACTTCGACGGGCCCTACGAGGAGCGCTACCGCTTCCTCGCCTACGGCGACGACAACTGA
- the LOC123437098 gene encoding uncharacterized protein LOC123437098, with protein MAGWTDSGGSRGRGGGGGGFANRGGANGNNMNTRWRERRPQPPQPQPQQHHQQQQQQHHQQQQQHDHQQHQQQHHQQHQQQHHQQQHRYRPVNDNDRSSQQSRHSPAEELDRQQVQGGSSTSARRPRPTRPPQARPTFTDHKLSPTSTPNANEPDDKARRNAANFECNVCFDMADDPVVTKCGHLFCWECLYQWLHVHSNHRECPVCKGQVADDAIIPIYGRGGSAASVQAAPPRPTGARVESSRQQQLQQASAANWTMLGDHEDDDPFDLQEIRLGFGIHRLRDAVLSFIPDDHVDIEQDYDDYTDPYLHHSFDEVYGSDFTRLPIFRSADAAEAAIGSSRRHGHHSVFSDDIMDTFFDNTTHQEPDFGYRGGRRQRGRARGMTSADHFNDHMVDMVLESSLRIEDSSGASYRDTSAGPHHHSNNTGGSSRPNGGWTERRGRSNRNSNSGGGRGTQNSRRQGANYN; from the coding sequence ATGGCCGGCTGGACTGATTCCGGCGGCAGCCgagggcgaggcggcggcggcggcggcttcgcaAACCGCGGCGGCGCCAACGGCAATAACATGAACACCAGGTGGAGAGAGAGAAGGCCGCAGCCGCCGCAGCCTCAGCCGCAGCAACaccaccagcagcaacaacagcaacaccaccagcagcaacaacagcacgaccaccagcaacatcaacaacagcaccaccagcaacatcaacaacagcaccaccagcagcagcatcGCTACCGTCCTGTCAACGACAATGACCGCTCCTCGCAGCAGTCGCGTCACTCACCAGCGGAGGAGCTGGATCGACAACAAGTGCAGGGAGGCTCCTCCACTTCCGCCCGGCGCCCGCGGCCAACTCGTCCACCACAGGCTCGCCCCACCTTCACGGACCACAAGCTGTCTCCTACCTCCACACCCAATGCCAACGAACCGGACGACAAGGCCAGGCGGAATGCTGCCAACTTTGAGTGCAATGTCTGCTTTGACATGGCTGACGACCCCGTCGTCACCAAGTGCGGCCATCTCTTCTGCTGGGAGTGCCTCTATCAGTGGCTCCATGTCCACTCCAACCATCGTGAGTGCCCTGTCTGCAAGGGCCAGGTTGCTGACGATGCCATTATACCCATCTATGGACGTGGCGGCTCTGCAGCGTCTGTTCAAGCCGCACCGCCAAGGCCCACTGGGGCCAGAGTTGAAAGCTCCAGACAGCAGCAGCTGCAGCAGGCTTCTGCTGCAAACTGGACTATGCTGGGCGACCATGAAGACGACGACCCCTTTGATCTCCAGGAGATTCGTCTTGGCTTTGGAATTCACAGGCTGAGAGATGCTGTGTTGAGTTTCATACCCGATGACCATGTCGACATCGAGCAAGATTATGATGACTACACTGATCCCTACCTCCACCACAGCTTTGATGaggtatatggctctgattttacGCGACTCCCAATTTTTAGATCTGCCGACGCCGCTGAAGCCGCGATTGGCTCTTCCCGGCGACATGGTCATCATAGTGTTTTTTCTGATGACATTATGGATACATTCTTTGACAACACAACCCATCAGGAGCCAGATTTTGGTTACCGCGGTGGTCGGCGTCAGCGCGGGAGAGCAAGAGGAATGACATCCGCAGATCATTTCAACGATCACATGGTTGACATGGTGTTGGAGAGTAGCTTGCGGATCGAGGACAGCAGCGGTGCATCTTACCGTGACACCAGTGCTGGTCCTCATCATCATAGTAATAATACAGGTGGTTCCTCTCGGCCTAATGGTGGATGGACcgagagaagaggaagaagcaacCGTAATTCAAACTCCGGTGGTGGAAGAGGAACGCAGAATAGCAGGAGGCAAGGAGCAAATTACAATTGA